Within the Indicator indicator isolate 239-I01 chromosome 1, UM_Iind_1.1, whole genome shotgun sequence genome, the region TCCTTGTCCTCTGGATGAGGATGTGGTAGACATTCAGAATGCTCACATCCAGCAGATCTGGGGCAGTTCTTTGGTGTTCAGTGGCACTAAAGACAGCATCTCCACCCCTggttgaatatctccagtggtaagactctggcacaggctgcccagggaggctgtggatgcctcctgcctggggatgttcaaggccaggctggatgaggccttgagcaactttggctggtgggaggtgcccctgcctgtgacaggggagttggaactggatgagctttgaggtcccttccatcccttccaAATGTGTGGGGCACACATTTATCCCTAGTTACTAGAAGAAGTCCCTGAAGCTGTTAGGATGTTGCTGGTGCCTCCAGCTTCTGCAGGCATGCTTtgagagccaggctgtgctcataCCTTGGCAGAGAGgagccctgagagagagagagagggcagccccagggggcagagagcagccccagctctgtgccatcTGCTGCTGCCGGCAGCTTTGCTTTAGTGGCTGCAGTGTGTCGCACCCCCCTGGGGGGATTTCCTTGTGCCACAGCTGACGCTGGCAGTGCTTGAGGAGcccccagagctgtgctgacagCCTGGGTGtgctcccctgccctgccctgccctgccctgccctgccctgcctgcccaggTGCTCTCGCAAGCACAACTACCCCACGTCGAGCAAGACGCTGCTGGTGCGCGGCATGTTCCTGACCTTCGGCATGGAGCAGTGCCGCAGGGACGACTACGACACCGATGCCAGCCTGGAGTACAGCGACGAGGAGACCTACCAGCAGTTCCTGGAGTTCTATGAGGACGTGCTGCCCGAGTTCCAGAACGTGGGCAAGGTGGTGCAGTTCAAGGTACGCAGCGGCTGGCAGCCGCAAGGGGGCCGCGGGAGCTGCGCGgcggcagcaggagggagggtgCTGGCCAGCGTGCCCTGGCTGGGTCCTGAGTGCACAGGCTGCCTTGGAagggacatgaggaaaaatgtcttcatgagagagtggtgaggggttggaacaggctgcccagggaggtggtggagtccccaaggctggaggtgttcaagaagctgtagcttGGTgcctcaggacatggtttaatggcagtGAGAgttgggttagggttggactcagtgatctgaaaggtcttttgcagcctTGGTGATTGTGTCATTCTGTGACAGTCAATACTCTCTCAGGGAAACATTTCCTCTGCTGCCTAAAGTCCTTTCCTCATGCTCTGCCCAGAAGTGTGCTTGAATTGTTGCTGCCAGCTGCGTTCTGCTGGATGCTTTGGGTTGCAGTGAGATCTGAGTGTTCAGGAGGAGCAGCTTGGACTGGAGAGGAAAACTGGGGGAGTTCTGTGCATATGTCCTGAAAATTACAgagtgtgaggggctggaagggacctccagagagcatccatccaagccccttgccagagcagcagcacccagggcagctcacacaggaacacagccagggggctttgcaatggctccagacaaggagactccataacctctctgggcagcctgctccagccctctgccaccctcacaggcaaaaagctttcccttctcttgccctggcacctcctctgctccagctggcacccagtgccccttgtgctggccttggccagccctgagcagcgtCTGGCTCTGTCCTTATAGAAAGCTAAGTTTATGTAGGTGTTGAAATCTGTTGTCTTCAGTTTGTGCATTTATTGTTCTGAATGCTCTCTACTGGATTTTTCCCATTCATGGTTTCTTGTGTGAGAAAAAGAGGGACCTGTGAATGGAGGGCTGGGAGATGAATGATGTGCGCTAGCAGTCCCCTGGTGTCCCCAGCCAGGCAGCTTGGATGCTGAAATCTCCTTGTAGCACAATCTATCTCAGCATCCTTTTGtgctcaccactgctgagctcttccctgcagtcagcaggaggcACACTGTGCCTGTTCTGCTTGGGCCTCCAGCTGCTAACAGAGCTGAGCCAGAGGGAAAGGGAACCTGCAGTGGTTGGGTGATGAGCTACAGAGGTGAGAGAGCCTGGTGTGTTGTGAGGAGTATCCCCTCCATACTGCAGGAGTatggagtggaagatctccctgtgaggccaggctgaggcagctggggcttggagcttgcagcagaggagcctgagggctgccctcagtgctggggagaaagatgtgcagggcagtgtggggaggacagagccaggctctgctcagggctggccaaggacagcacaaggggcactgggtgccagctggagcagaggaggtgccaggggaacagaagagaaaacttttttccctgtgaggctgcccagagaggttgtggagtctccttgtctggagtcattgcaaagccccctggctgtgttcctgtgtgagctgccctgggtgctgctgctctggcaagggggcttggatggatgctctctggaggtcccttccaacccctcacatcctgtgatactgtgactggTGGGATGTTAGCAATCTCTGCTCCATCCTAGAGGAGAGGATGCAGATTCCCAGTGGAGCATGGCTTGCAATGCTGTCCTGCCACCAGCCCAGACTCTAGTGGTGCTGcatgcagctgtgctgagctgcacacTCTGATAGCAGCCTGGTGAGAGCTGTGAGCCTGTCAGTCCCAGCTTCTGAAGCAGTGGTGCCACTGCAACAGGGTTCCCATGGATGATCAGAGACTGCCTGTTGGCTGCAGGGATCTCAGCTGTGAGTGAGCTGAGCCCCTGCTGcactcccctcttccagcagcCCAAGAGTTCATTGTTGTCTCTGGGAGGCTGCTCCAGAATCTGGCAGATCCTGACCAGGCAGGATCCTGATTTGTTTCCCCCCCAATAAACCTCCTTGGCAGAGTTGGTCTGGCTTGTCCTTACTTCAGGTGGTTTGCCTGCTCCTCCTGTCACCTTTCATTGCCCAGCTGCTTTGTTGCTGCACCTGAAGGCCTTGCCTAATGCAGCACACAGAGAGGTGCTCTCAGGGTCAGCCAGGGCTCACTCAAAGccgcctcctctgctgcagctgtcaggAGTGGCctgggggcagggaggctgagctcacactgctgccctGGAGAGCTGCCTGTTGGCCTGCTTGGGCCTGCCTCCCTCTGAACATTTCAGGTTAAATTGTGTCTCTTTGAGAGCTTTAGATGTGCTTTGGATGCTAAATCACAGTGAAAAGATGGAAGGGTACAGTGAAAGCCTTCAGCTTTTCTACCTCACCTCACAGGGAAGCTGTTGAAGTAAGttgctgcaaagctgctctcagcacagTGCAGGCACACCAGGCACTGCTGACTGCTTTCAGGGCTGGCTGGTGCACAGTAGGGTGGCCCAGGTGAGGCAGTGCTGGAAACACTCAAACACGACCAGAAGCTCTGGGGTGGGCTTCGTGCTGCAGAGAAGTGTTGACAGAAGAAAGTGCTGTGCAAGCTCAGCCTGGGGAGCTGTCAGAAAGCAACCAGTGGCTGCCAGCTCAgcatgcaggagctgctgctcagcacagagcttcCCTGGAGCTAACTCCATGTCTGCATCCCCTCAGGTTAGCTGCAACTACGAGCCCCACCTGCGAGGCAACGTCTACGTGCAGTACCAGTCGTAAGTACTCCCAGGTACCCAAGAGGGGTCTCTGTGGGACCACTCAGCCATCCTCACACTCCCACAGGAACCTAGAGTGGGTAAGTGACAGCTTCAGTGGCTGTGTGACAGTAATGCTGTGCCCTCTGTGCTTTGTGAAGGGAGAAGGACTGCcaggcagccctggctctgTTCAGTGGACGGTGGTATGCCGGCCGGCAGCTCCACTGCGAGTTCTGTCCTGTGACCAGGTGGAAAACTGCAATCTGTGGTGAGTGagagctgcctgggcagcaggaggggtggCAGTGGGAGAGGGcttgtggctgtgccctcctgcagcccagcaggcagctgagtgctgggctgcagccagaggagcgtgggcagcagggcaggagaggggattctgccctttggCTCTGcgctgctcagacctcacctccaatcctgcctccagctctggggtccccagcaggagaaggacacagagctgctggagggagtccagaggaggccacaaagatgatccaagggctggagcagctctgctgtgagcacaggctgagggagcctggagaagagaaggctccagggggacctcagagctaccttccagtatctgaagggatgaaggctgcagagggacttctgctgagggggtctagagacaggccaagggggaatggtttgaagctgaggcagagcagggttagagtggagctgaggaagaagttgttgagtgtgaggctggtgagagtctggcacaggctgcctagggaggctgtggctgcctcctgtctgGGGGgtgttaaaggccaggctggatgaggccttgagcagctgagtctagctgagaggtgtcccccagagtcttctgcaggctgcacacccccagctccctcagcctgtgctcacagcagagctgctccagcccttggatcatctttataGTCTTCTCTGGCCtcactcctgcagctctgtcctCACTCTGGGGAAGAAGCAAAGTTCAGCTGACTCAGTTGCTTTCCAGTCAGTACCTGGTGCAGAAGGGGCTTGGCCAGGTGTGGTtcctaaacctgctctccctcgTCTGTCACAGGCTTGTTCGAGAGGCAGAAGTGTCCGAGGGGGAAGCACTGCAACTTCCTTCACGTGttcaaaaaccccaacaacgaGTTCTGGGAGGCCAACAGGGACATCCGAGGCTCTCCCGAACGGACTGGCCAGCTGGCTAAGAACTCTGAGCGCAGGAGCAGGACGAGCCACCGCGACGAGCACTACGGCAGGGCCCGCAGgaggggcagccccagcccggAGCACTCGCACCGCAGGAACGGCGAAGCGGAGCGGAGGAGGAGCCGGCGGCGCAGCAGGAGGCGGCACCGCTCCGGGCGCTCCCGCAGCAGGGAGCGGCGCAGATCCCGCAGCAGGGGCCGCAGGAGGAGGGGCCGCAGCCGCAGCACGACGCGCAGCAGGAGCCGGAGCAGGAGCTCCTCGCGGTCCCGGAGCAGGGGCAAAAAGAGATcgagcagcagagggagaagcagcGACACCCCCAAAACCAAGTGAGGGCTCTGGAGGTGCTTATCGGTCCGAGGCGGAGCTGACACTTCCCGGTAGGGCACCAGCTACCCCCGAGCCCAAATAAAGAGTTCTTGCACATCAGATGTTGCTTCCTGACCGAGGAACCTGGTTCAATGTGTGCTAAGCTTCAGAGAATTCCAGTGGAAGTCCTGTCCGAGGTGTGAATGTCCAGTACtcagctcctccctccctctcaactgctgcagcatctggatCCCTCCCAAGGCCAAGCAGAAAGAGAAGTGCAGCCTGTCTGGGGGAGCCTTCTTGCTGTGTTGTGTGTGCTGAGtgctccctgtccctgccagcagctgatgcagagcagctgatgcagagcagctgtgacccacagcccagcatgctgctagctgaggagaaggctgccatGGGTGGTTTGCAGCCAGGGGAAGCCTCCTACACCAAGCAACTCTGGTGGTGTTCTGAGCTGGAGAGAAGGCATCTGAACCTTTTTGACTGCACAGTGCTTGCCCAGGAGGAGCTCTGTGCTCAGAAGTGTGGGGTTGTCCTCTCTCCCCTGGGCTCGTGGCCTGTAGGGATTGGAGGAAAACAGTCAACTTATGCAGTCCCTTAGTCCCCAAGGAGGAGTGGAGGCCATGCACTTGTAAGCCTCCAGGGAGGCTAGGAAGTGCTTTGCACACCTGGCTGCACAACATTTGTGGCTGAAAACAGCTTGTGAGGGAGTGCTGGAAAGGTCTGTACCTGGGACTGAAGATGTGGTGGCTCGAAATGCTTGCAGGGTGGCTGAAGAAACCAAAGGGCTTCCATCCTGAGAGAGTACTTTGGGCTTTGGGGAGAGGAGGACTGGACTGCAACCCTCCTAGGCTGCTTTTGCAGCTGAAGGCATCCTGCTGCCTGGTTCCCCTGCAGTCAAGGTGGAGAGCAGGGGCCACAGAAATGAAGTTACCAGGGCAGAACCTTTTTGgagtggcagctgcaggagccaagGACCTGCAGGTGGGCAGAGCCTTGCTGGTGCTGTTGGAGGCAatctcctcagctgctgaacCTCAGCCATTCCCTCAGGCACCTGGGTGTCCATGGAGGCTCAGGGTCAGCAGGCTGGGGCACTGCAGGTGCCCCGAGGGGTCTGCACAGACATCTctccttctgcaggctctccaAAGAGCTTGGCACTCTTGCCTTTAGAACACAACTCAGACCACCCCAGCTGGAAGCCCAAAGCAGGCCTGAAGTGCCCCCAGGCAGCTACTTGGACTCCAGCAATGCCACACAGAGTCCAGCAGCAGGTCTGGGCATCCACAGCACTCCTCCCAGCATGGAGGTTTGTCCCCCTGGCTAGCTGAGGGCAAGTGGCCTTTGCTTCTGGCTTGAACAGAGAGTTTTGCTTTGCTGAATGCAGCCTGCAGCTagcatgctgctgcttcccttcccttctctcttgaGTAGctgttgtgcagtctggagtaAGCACCCCCTGGGCAGGAGGTGTTGAGTtgcagcctggcactgtgtgctggcagcagtgcaggcagactGCAGCTTAGTTCCTTTGGCTCTTTGGttgtggcagctgcaggagctgtcatTCACTGCATCACCTGGGCACTGAGAGCTTTCTTTGCAGGCTGTGTTTCTGAGGCCAGGCAGCATTCCCTGCTCTGCCCGAGACCTTTGTGGCCACCTTcttcaccacctttgttttcctgtccccacagccagcTTTGCCCTGAGCTTTCTGGGTTTTTCTTAGCTGCTCCCTTGGCCTGTTGGGTTGCTTGTGCAGAACTCTGGTTTAGTTCCCTGGGGTAGAGCTGAGTTGGCATTTCCAGCCTGCtgacaccaccagcagcccagccacAGCTTCCTGGCTCTGGCTGTGCCTGGTGCTGTGAAAGCAGCCTGCTGAGTGGGAGCTGGCTGAGGCCACTGTGGCTCCTGTGCCAAGCTGTCAGTGAGCATGAGCTGAGGGAGATCAGCAGTGTGGGAAcctgtgagcagctgagggaattgagCAAAGCAGGATTAGGGACCAAGAGCTGCCTAAGAGCCACGTGAGCATTCCACAGGGAATTAGGCTGCTTGTCCCCACAGCTTTGTGAGGGGAGCTGGGAAAGCTGAGATGCTGTGCTTCTGTACAAAGCTCTTCTAATGAGAGAGGAAAAGCCTTGCTGAGAGGTGCATGGAAAGACtttgttcctgctgcttttaGTGGCTGTGGCTTCAGCTCTTCAGCTCTGGACCCTAGctcccaggctggagctgtgcagtgcagggctggtggctgTCATGACCAGGCACTTGGCCACTGAGTGCTGTGGGGCTGACACTTTGCAGTGGTTAGCAGGAggcctgcagctcagccaggcTCCTGCCTCCAGGGTATTGCTTGTCTGCTTCAGAGCCTGCACTAGTGTCACATGCATGGGGCTGTGTTTCCTTAGCAGCCAGGTGAGCCACAGAGGCTGCAAGTTTCTAAGCTTAGTTCTTATTTTTCCAAAGGGGAAAAGCCCCAGAAGGGATTTGCAGAGGCAAGGCCCAGGCTGTTCTGGCTGctggtgctctgcagctgccacagccaAGGACCTGCTGAAGTGAACTGCTGGCCAGGGTTTGGTTCTAGAGCCTGCTTACCAGCAGTGCCTCTCAAAATTCTCCTTTCCCGTGTGAATGCTGCAGGAGTTGTTCTCCCAGAGCTGCAAGGTGTGGGCTGGGGCAGCAATGGGGGCATTTCACAGGGCACtgtgcccaccctgctgccctggcaggaggaaCACATCTGAGCtgggcagccaggctgtgtctgtgcaggggcagagggggaaggaTGCTGGGCGGCTGGTGGGCACAACTGTAGGTGCAGGCACCatcactgcccagcagcagttAGGTGCCAGGGAACCAGGCCTGGCCCCTCACAGCAGGGGGCTGAAGGGTGGCTGCCCGGCAGCTCCTTGCCTGGCATTTCCCAGAGCAGCTAAGCACCACCACGGGGGCAGCAGACTTGGTGCTGAGTGCAAGGCTGGCATCTGTTACAGGGGGGCAGCATCTCTGCACAGGCCTTGACTGCACTCTGGCCCTTCCCTGCTCGAGGGCAGAGGGTCTGATGTGCAGCCCAGgtgcctctgcagctctcctgcaggctccttctcagctgcagtgctgtgctcaggtTACCAGCACCTACCCTGAAGCTTACCAGGGACTGCTGTGCAGTGAACAAAGCCAGAGCCTGCTGccaggtggtgctgctgctgcctgccctggctcAGCACTTCCCACAGCACACTCAAGGCTGAGCCAGATAAGAGCTTCACTGGCTTCCTTCCATCACCCAAGGAGGGaagctgctttgtgctttcactccagctctgctgtcattgCAGTCACCTCCTCTTCTGTCACAAACCaagcccagcaccactgccagggCACACAGCAGAGCCACACAGCATAGCCCAGGGCCCAGGCTTCCTCACAGATGCAGTGACTGGCAGCATGGGGTCAGCCCCCATGGAAGAGCAGAGGGTTAGGAAAGGcctcttgcagcccaggagtGAGAGAGAAGTTGTAGACACTCAAGCAAGCCAACAAGCCCCCAGCTCTGActgctcagcctctccccatgaGAAAGGGGATTTGCTGGCAGGGGTCAGCCAGACCCAAGCTGGCAGGGTTGCCCCAGGCCTTGCCAGAGAACAGGAACCAGTTCAGCTTGGTTAGAGGGCTGGAgaccagctccagctgagccTCTGCTGGGGGAGCCTCTGCTGGGCCTGGCTGCCGgctgcaggtgaggagctgAGTGTTGAGGCTTTGTGTGGAtgtgcagg harbors:
- the ZRSR2 gene encoding U2 small nuclear ribonucleoprotein auxiliary factor 35 kDa subunit-related protein 2, yielding MAVGGAGHQQYRAILKKEKRKKKRQALARLRDSEATEKDESVSEEEEEELEEEDEEEEKKLEAERQKLHEQWLLREEKAQEEFKLKKEKEEAARKRQEEEERKIKEEWEEQQRKEREAAQQKQQEKKEREAAVQRMLDQAESQLENGVTWHNPEPPENIGTEKDRANCPFYIKTGSCRFGDRCSRKHNYPTSSKTLLVRGMFLTFGMEQCRRDDYDTDASLEYSDEETYQQFLEFYEDVLPEFQNVGKVVQFKVSCNYEPHLRGNVYVQYQSEKDCQAALALFSGRWYAGRQLHCEFCPVTRWKTAICGLFERQKCPRGKHCNFLHVFKNPNNEFWEANRDIRGSPERTGQLAKNSERRSRTSHRDEHYGRARRRGSPSPEHSHRRNGEAERRRSRRRSRRRHRSGRSRSRERRRSRSRGRRRRGRSRSTTRSRSRSRSSSRSRSRGKKRSSSRGRSSDTPKTK